The genomic stretch CTATATTACTAACAGAGACGTTTCTAAAGAACTTACACAACAACAATCATAAATAAATGAAACCTTACTTAGTCTCAATTCACCATTTTGATCTCAACATCATCTAGTCCTAAACATGTTAATTTTGTAAATAGGTTAAAGGTATTTTCagatacttttatttttgttgttgtaaatgttGTACCCTATAGTAGATTTGCAAACAATTCGGTATGTTGTTGTTTATAATTCTAACATTCTTCTTTcactttgtgaataaacccatgatctaaatccaataaaaaatgtttgcacacgcgtatattgactactgcagaataatgaatgttgtcaaattggcatgcatttaatacaTTTCCTtaactttcaaactcttaaataatGCACATATTGTTACTAATGCATTTATTAtgactataataaaaaaattgaaaacaacatgtttgatAATTTAATGCGTCCTAAGcgctttctggatttaccttcatcaggaacgctcacaGCCAAAATTTGAagtccgaggatgtataagtaccgaaaccgttgaagagctatatgtcaaaaatacttaaaataaatagccaactttgcctgaggtgtaatgtgttgcaattcgaaattgccataattgacctagatacgacaaccgttcatgccggctgttcaaaactcctccctctgtAAAATCATATTGCCAGTCGTgtgcttgtttacaaacaaaaaaagagaGGTTCACGGAAGAGCCTTCACAAACGCtctacacttatacacatcggaTATAGAAATTACTTTAAATgttctaatcagaatcgaaataattgatgcaagctatactttattgtagttttaacattaaAGGCTTTATATTCGTGTAATCACGattataatgcctacccatgttacaAATACAATAAAGTATAACCTGCATCAATCATTTCTTAAATAACAACTACTGAAGAGATTTTAATTGACTACACCCTTTTGTGTGAACAGTACCGAACTAGGCGCAATGACATcgttggaaatattttttttatcaagattctgaattaaatttaaaattgattgttgagtattttcatatcaaaattgcTGTTTTAGTTGCAAATTTGTTTCCTAGTGAACTTTGCTGTCTTCATTCAACTATACGGATGGTTGAGTTCAACAAAGATAACCTACACTGTATGGACTAAACAAAAAAGTGTGAAGACGACAGCTTGTATGATCTGAAATAGCTTTCTCACACTTGACTACACTCGCTTACCTCTCTAACTGATATTAGTAGGATCTTGTCAGTGGTATATGTAATACACCTCCACAAATCAAAAGGCTATGATTTTATATTATGAATGCCGAACCATTGTTTGATTGTTCTTTCTATCTGAGGAAGATCAACTATTAGTTTTTCTTTAGACAAGTGGGTGTTGAAGAACGAAACGATTAGAATGATAGATGTTTCATAATAACCAGATCAAAAAGCAGTGGAATTACTAAAAAGGGTGGTCAAACTAATTTCTGACAAACAGGGGAAAAAacggttaaaaaggtttttttaagatatcataaATCAGACATTCAAATCCACCTAAATTCCCATACTTCTATTTCCTTGCTTTTTACCTATGATCCATTTTTAATAAACCCAATTTCACCAAAACCTTTCCATTAATCTACTTATCCCCATCTCACCAAATACACTAAACGCCATCAAACCAAAACGTGTTCACtaacaaaggaaaaaaaaaccgCTTATATAAAGGTCATTGATCTTTAATACTTTGTTTGTAAGTTTGCTTGTTTTTTTCTTCCATTAAATATCTCTCATATTGCAATAAATTcacctcttttttttcttttttttataacgaTCTATACATGTACGTTTGAAAATGAATGTTTAGAGGGAAAAAATCTTcccatttatatttatttttcattatattaaATCTGAATTGCTAACTACAACATTCTTTGATTACATTTACAAGGAGAACACAACCATTATTACTTTACCTTACTCcgtttttgacatttgattttaaCATGTAGCATATCGATCGGTCAACATGTTTCATCGGAAGCGTTCAAAATTACatcttaaatatttttgaagTATTTTTCCATTGTATATGTAGTGTTGTATGCATAAAAGGTGGTGTAATATTATGTAAACGGATAATTGTACATTTCACCTCGGCTTGGAATGAAAGgtacatgttttattttgacgtcatatttacaattcaaaaaacaaaatatcacacACAGAAAAGTATTGTTTATTCAACTGTTTTACCAATGGCATTGTTCGGTGCAATATATAAGAACATAGTATACACATGacaaacaaataaactcatcatagataccaggactaaattttgtatatacgccattcgcgcgtttcgtctacaaaagactcatcagtgacgcttttAAAGGATTAATGCACATCATATGTTTAAACGTGAGAATATGTGTAAATTATTACATTTTGTGAAGAACGTGAGCATATAagagtaaatagttatcaaaggtgccagacttatgatttaatacgccagacgcgcgttttgtctacatacgACTTGTCAGTGACAGATCAAAAAGTATGCTGATGTAAAAATATTTTCGATAAAATCATCAACCATAAATATTGAATCGCATGCCAAAAAAGGATACCGGTTTATCAAGAAAGATTCGTGGAAACATATTTGGGTGTGTCTTAACACAGTGACATACCCAGGGGAATAAAAACCTGAGAGAAGATGAAAACATACAGATCTAGACAAACCATCTGGAAAATGACCGTCCATACTACATTAAATAGAAATGAGAACTGTGACGTGAAATGAGTATTGCCGTGCATTTAGGCAAAGCATTTAACTTTTTATCTTAGTttagataaaaaacaaaaaagaaaaagaaaaatcactgGAAATTGTACTAAATACTCATACACATTATTTAAACACGTATAACTTGCGATCTTGATCACTtggaaaattcaaatatatttcattCAAAAGTAGAATACAAGTACTTggtttataaaatcatattttttctagGTACCCATGAAGCCTACATCACAACTACTGCTATTGCTCCTATGGCATTCCGTATTATTATCCGTCTGTGACGTCATAACTAACCAGTATCCTGCTTTGGTTTCCGAATGTAAAGATCATGACTCACAGAAGCAATATAAGTGTATACTGTCAAATCTTGACAAAGCAGATTGGTCACGTGACGATGCAGATGGCTTAAAACTGAGATTACGACAAGACTTTTACTGGCATCCAACAAAAAGGATACGACGAGAATGTAGAGCACTAACGAGAGAAGAATTCAAAGAAATGGTTGATGCTATAAATGCTTTAAAGAAAGATAAAGTaagcaattttaaaagaaaacgaataaaaCGATTATGtcgaaattttgatattttctgtttaaataagaaatatttatgatataaatgaataataaGATTCACTCTGTAAAAAAGAAGCATTTtccaaaattaaattcaaataatttttcaaaagtaaaattgATGTCTATAGCTAATCAATGGACTCGTTAACTCAATATCAGGTGTACAATATCAAGTTTTGAAATATGATCTGAGGTACAACCTTTATACTACTGATGCAGTGGTAAATAGCGTATAATGAATTTCAAAACTTGATATTGTACACCTGATATTGGAGTAACGAATCCATTGATTAGCTATAGAAATCAATTTTTCTCTTCAAATAAACAAGTTGACAATAACGTCCTAGGAACATAAGAGATTCCACAATACAGTAAAAGTTTAGAATGTATTTACCATTTACCGTTACAACACTGTCACCAAGACCTCCTCATCAGTTTTGGTGTATCTACTTTGTACAAATATGTTTTCTCCTATTAATACTGTTATGTTGGTTTCATTTGTAGAGTATGTCTCCTAATGTTTATGACTACATTGCTGATTACCATACAAACGAAGCAGTTAATTCGGTTCACTTTGGTTCCAACTTTTTTGGCTGGCATAAAATGTATATTCTAAAGTAAGTATGTAAAGAATTGTTCATTTGAAGACGGGGATGTAGATTTAGTAAATAAACTCCTCATGGATACCATGGTTGAAATTTTATAGttgcgccagacgtgcgttttgtttacaaaagactcatcagtgccgcTCGAATAAATCATTGGTATTTTCTATCTGTCTTCATCGTTATGATATACAATAGGTAAAAAGAAAATCCTcgaatttcaattatttttttgtatgaatgAGTTAAGGGCTATTTTGTTGACTACAGTCCCGGGACCCTCTGTTTTGTCTTCAACTGCATATTAATATAAACACTGTATACTGATGCCTAATTGACTTGTCTCATTTTAACAAATTAAGGTAAACAATTATACTGTTTATCAACTTtttgaaatcaatgatatttcagATTTGAAGAGCTGCTACGAAAAGTCAACCCAAATGTAACATTATGCTACTGGGATTCAAGATTAGACCACCACATGAAAGACCCCAAGAAATCCATGATGTTTACATCAGAGTTTTTCGGTGATGCTAGAGGTCCAATCCAAACAGGACCTTTTGCACGTTGgaaaacaataagaaataaacttcTCTTTCGAGACTTAGGAAAAGAAGGAAATCCCATTTCTTATAAAGATATAGAAACCGTTTTATCAAAAAAGCACCACGTCCAAATAACGAACCCGACATCGGATCCTAACAGTGAAGTCGAAATGATGCATAATATGGTCCATGCCTTCGTCGGTGGTCAAATGAATGATTTCAATACTAGTTCACAAGATCCATTTTTCTGGATTCATCATGCTTTCATTGATGCAGTTTGGACCGTTTTTTGTCGGCAGTTACGTCATCGTAATATAGATCCACAAGACGATTACGTCATCGTCGATAATGAAAAGCACAAACCCGAGAGATATATGGATCATCTATTTCCTATGAAGAATATAGATGGATATAGTGATTATTTTGCCAATAACATATATTCGTATGGTGATTTTGCAAAATGTCCTACTTGTTTAAACTCTCCATACCTAAAATGCGACCATGCATCAAACAAGTGTGTAGGCATCGAGCTTCACGAACCACGTAGAAGGGTGGAGACCCCAccaaaaagaataaaaacaaaccatTTATCTACACCTCAGAATGATTTTACCGTACTGGCAGGAGATGATAAAGACTGGGTCTATATCCCGGTTAAAATTGTTGTTCGGAATGCACTAGAAAAATCTCTAAAGAAAAATGTCATAGGTGGATGTGAATATTTAGGAGCCGGATATGATGATTTATGTTCAAAGTCTGTAGCCATAGTTCAATCCAATGGAATTACATACCACGGAACATATAGAAATTATATTGTAAACGATGCTTCTATTCCTCAGTGGGTATACGCATATGTTGGAGTTAAAGATCCAGGAACAGGGTCCAGTCAGGCTTTCATCAGTATAACCGACAAAAACCACAAGCCATGTGATGCATTTTGTCTTGATCTAAAAGCGAAAAAGTATCGGTCATGTCCAGGAGTAATTTCCGTAACAAATAAGAAACCAAGGCTGTACTATAACACCCTTAAGGAAGCAGAGGAAAATGGGTATCCATTTAATCCTTTAGAGCCGGATACTCTTGATCCGCGAATTAAAATGGCGTTCCTTTGCTATTAAATCTGATGGAAGGCAtgaatcttgttttattttacattggaTTTCCTTTAAATATAAAGAGAATCAGTACTACTTTTGATTTATGCAAACGAGCATAATATTGAAATTTGTTATTAAAGCTATTTATTGGGAAGGTTTTACATATGTTTCCTTATTCTTGTTAATAATTATTGGCATGGAATTGaaagaacaaatataaaaaaaacgtggAAAAATCATATTTGCCAAAACAATTGGTCTGATATATTTGCATTGTATCATTTGATCCACAATTGGAGAACAAATgggtttttcataaaatatagtttcaattaattttatcTTGATGGTTCGTAGCATTTCCtcttgattaacattggagaatATTCAAATCACTTCATATAGTGTACGATTGGTAGACCAATAGGGTTTTCTGTGTTTCAACATACTAGCGGTATGTGTTTGTGATCTTCGCTCTTTAGAAACCAGCATTATATTAGTTG from Mytilus edulis chromosome 7, xbMytEdul2.2, whole genome shotgun sequence encodes the following:
- the LOC139481843 gene encoding tyrosinase-like protein 2, translating into MKPTSQLLLLLLWHSVLLSVCDVITNQYPALVSECKDHDSQKQYKCILSNLDKADWSRDDADGLKLRLRQDFYWHPTKRIRRECRALTREEFKEMVDAINALKKDKSMSPNVYDYIADYHTNEAVNSVHFGSNFFGWHKMYILKFEELLRKVNPNVTLCYWDSRLDHHMKDPKKSMMFTSEFFGDARGPIQTGPFARWKTIRNKLLFRDLGKEGNPISYKDIETVLSKKHHVQITNPTSDPNSEVEMMHNMVHAFVGGQMNDFNTSSQDPFFWIHHAFIDAVWTVFCRQLRHRNIDPQDDYVIVDNEKHKPERYMDHLFPMKNIDGYSDYFANNIYSYGDFAKCPTCLNSPYLKCDHASNKCVGIELHEPRRRVETPPKRIKTNHLSTPQNDFTVLAGDDKDWVYIPVKIVVRNALEKSLKKNVIGGCEYLGAGYDDLCSKSVAIVQSNGITYHGTYRNYIVNDASIPQWVYAYVGVKDPGTGSSQAFISITDKNHKPCDAFCLDLKAKKYRSCPGVISVTNKKPRLYYNTLKEAEENGYPFNPLEPDTLDPRIKMAFLCY